The stretch of DNA CCTTCTGTAGTGCCTTCACCTTCTTCCTGACATTTGTTGAAGATTAAAGCCCATTCTTCAACACGACCTACCTCTCCAGAGACAGCATCCGCAACCTGAAGTGTCCATCTTCCGTACATATTCTCTCCTTGGAACGTAGATAAAGGCATTATAGGTGCAAATTCTCCTGTATATGGACTTGAAGCCGAATCGATGGGTACTGATGACGTATCAGTAAACACAGTATTTATCATATTTTCTCCACCTAATGGCAAAGAAATGAACAAAAGAACTTCAGTTCCATTTGGAGATATAAGTTTCATTCTTAATTGGCTCACATCAGAGTGAGTTACTGTTACACGAACACAAACATTATTAATTATTTTTGAAACAGGAACATTCAAAGGTAAGAAGCTATTTCCTGGGTCTAATAAGGTTGAAAAATGTGTTGTCTTTATTTCAATGTCACACTCAGGATATTGTATTTCGCCTTCCCCTTCGGTGGGCTGTCCTTCACCTTCTTCGCCTTCACCCTCCTCTTCTTCGCCTTCACCTTCTAACGTTCCTTCCAATCCGGATGATGGGCAGATACCATCATAATGGACTATACAACCTTTCTCTTCAAGTAATGGTATTTGTTCACAAATAACAGACTCTGGTAAGGAGTTCCCTTCTAATCCTATTTCATCACCTGAACCTAACCCATTATTTTGTATTAATGCAGTAAGGTCGGTAATTTGATTGTCCCAAAGGTATAAATTATTTAAACTCTCCAAGTTTTGTAAGGGCGAAATATCACTTATGTTATTTCTCCCAATGTTCAATGTTTTTAAATTAAACAAAGAACTTAAAGGAGATAAGTCGGAAATAATATTATTCCATAGATTTAGATTCTCAAGGTTTCTAATTTTGTATATCCCTGCTAAGTTTTGAATTCCACGCGATTTGCCATTTAAAGTTTTGATTGCCACTAAATCGCCTTCATATATCTCTTTTGTTTGGTCAAAACCAAGAGCATCTCTAACGGCTGCCTCTAAATTAGGGTCCTCAAAGTGAACTATTTCGCCAGCACCGAACACGTCAAGGTATATTTCTTGCGAAATAACTTGTTCACTTCCGGATACTGCTCGGCATTGATAGGCCCCTTGACTGGAACCTGTTACAGGGTTAATAATCCACTGGTTTGAATTCGGTCCCTCAACAACTCCGTTATGACTCCAGTAATAGGTTGGAACTGTTGTGCCTCCTTTTACCTTAAACAGGAGCACGGCTTGTTCGCCCACATTGTACAGACCGCCTACAGGCTGAATTAATATTTGTAAGGGAACTCTTCTTACACCGAGATAGACACCCCATGATTGTCGTCCTCCTAATCGGGCAGATGGATTATAAACCGAAGCGGAATCAGAAACTGCAATAGAGAATCGAGCGTTGTCTAATGAAGTTGCATAAGGAATGACATACGTAGATGAATTAGGACCGACAAGTTCAAAAGAGGATGGAAATGAATACCCATTTGAATCTGTTCTTAGCCATTGGAACGTAAGTGGGCCACTTCCTCCGACTACTTGAACAGTTAACGTTGCCTGGTCACCAGTATCTACAACACCCGGATTTGCCCATATCCCCACTATCCTCGGAGGCGGTACAATATTGCATCTTGAAAACCATACTTCTCGTGTTCCTGAACCAGAATACTCTTGAATATTGCTTACCCCGTCACCTTCTATATCTCCACCGGCCCCTAAGTAATTTGTTCCAGTATTACCAAATGTGACATATCTACTCGGTCCAAAATTAATATAATCATTTAAATTAATATAGTCTAATGCCCAACCATAACCTTCACGCTCTGCAAAATATCGCACGAGGTCTTTTAAAAAACTATTAAGAAAGTTAAAAGTTACAGAGTCTCCACATGTCATATAACCGGCTAAAAAATATTGGACAGCAAAAGCAAGTAGAGGATCTTCATTTCGTAATTCGTTAATAACATCAAAATGAAAGGTTTGTCCAAGGACATTTATAGTAATATTTAAATCTCTTTCTACTTGTTGCATATTTGCTCGAAATCCCTCTTGAATAGCGATGACTCTTGCAAGAGGAAGGTCAGGCGAATTATTTAGTAATACTGCAGATAAGAGCCCTAAATGATCTTCTTCTTTAAGTCCGTTACCATCACGGTCTGCCCCATAAAGATGGGCGAATCTCCCTGGAGCCATATCATCGAGAGTATAATCAATCGCCCAAATTATATAATCATAATCGACATCTATTCGGTCTGTATAGCCAATGTGAGGCAGTAGTAAAAAGATAGTAATTATTATTACAACCAATGACTTTGAAATATTCATTTATTATCTCCCTTCTTAAAATTTCAAGTTTTATAAAAATTTTATCTCTAAATCATATTATATAATAAAATGATAATAAATAAAACAAAAAAAAATAAAAAAAATAGCAAATAAAATTTGTTTTATTTATCGAATTTAATTATACTATATTTGTTATTACATAAAAATAATTTTTTATGTATAATTTATGTATAATATATTTACAAATAAAGAGGTAGTTTCAATGAATAAAAAGTTAAGGGTTTATAATATAAAAATGGATAGAAGGATAATCTTATTTTCATGTTTAGTTATTGTGTTATCTTCTTTGTCATGGTCACAATCAGCGTTAGATTTACTTTATAATGCTGAAGAAGGTTTGGGACACCAGAACCGTCCATTGAATCTTGCTAATAGGGTAGGAACTATTATTATTGACACGGACTCAATGACTATTTATGGTGATATAACGCCGACGAGGTATGGGGAAGACGTTTTTGGTGTGTGTGTGTTTCGTTTTAGTTATGTAAATTTGGGTCCCGGTGTTAATGTGGTTATTCAAGGTAAAAGGCCATTGGCTATTCTTTCCGCTGGGGATATGGTTATTAGTACCAATCTTACAGTAGCACCAGGCACATTAGGTGGTGCTTTTGGTGGTGAAGGAGGTAAAGGTGGTGGTGGAGGTAAAGCAGGTAGTGGTATGGGTGCAGAAGGTGGCTTTGGTGGTAATGCTGGTGCAGGGGGAATAGGTTATGATGAACTGAGTAATGGACATGCTGGCGCTGTTGGGATTAGAGGAAGTGATTCCGTTCCGGGAACATGGGAAGGTGAATTTATGCCATCAGGTTTTGTGGGTGAAAATGGTAAAGTAGGAAAAAATGGACAATGTTTGATTCCTCCGAATTCGTTATTAATAGCAGGTGGTAGTGGTGGTGGAGGAGGGGGTGGCGGTGGTGGAACAGGAGGTTCCGGTGATGGCGGAGGTGGAGGAGGTGGAGGTTCTGGAGGAGGAGGTGGTGGAGCGTTTACACTTATTTTGCCTACTGAAGAAAAGTCTGGTGAAGGAGGAGGGATTGGTTCTACAATAGGAGGTGCAGGTGGAGATGGAGGTAAAGGTGGAAATGGCGGAACAGGAGCTTTAGGTGGGGATGGAGGAGATAATTATCCATTGGGCTCAAAAGAAATTGTGTCCATGTTTATTAAAGATTACGGAGAAAATGGTGGAGACGGCGGTAAAGGAGGAACAGGCGGTGGGGCTTTAATTTTAGGGGCAAGAGGAATGTTAACAATTGCAAATAATATTTTTATTGATGTGTCTGCTGCGCCACCTCAAAATGGCACTGCTGGAACTGGAGGAGGTGCCGGTGGTAGAGGAGGGTATGGAACCCCCGGTATGGTGAAACTTCAAGGTTCTGTTCTCAACCTTCCAACAGGAACACAACGGGTTACAGTAAAAGCAAACTATTCTGGGGATTTATTTGCAGAATCAAATGGCAGAGTTACTTTGATAACGAACATGTCTCAATACTTACTTAGTTTCAGATTGCCTAAATTTACGAATCAAGGCACATTGGTAGGCTTGACCACCAATAATTCAGTATTGAGAGATTTTAATATTTTTAATCCAGAGGAAGATACACCATTAATTCCCGAACTAATTTCTGGTCTTGATGTTGAAGGTTATTTAACAAATAATGTTTTATACGAAGATTTAATAGAATCTGCTGTTCCTGAATTAGAAGTTAGGGGTGTAGAATTAATAAGGATAACGGGTAGTAATTCATATTTTGAGGGTTTTGACCATATCATATTAGTAAATAAAGGAGAAATGAATTTATCAAGAGTTTATATAAAAGTGGGCAATGATAATCCAGTACCTATAGGCTTTGGAACGGGTGATCTTGATGTTAATGAAAGATGGACAACATTAATTACAACAGCAGACCCATTAACTCCTGTTGATGTATATGTTCTTGATGCAATTCCAGGTGAAGGAGAGGGTATCGAAGAGGGCATTGTAGAAGGTATTATAGAAGGTGAAGGGCAAACCGAAGGTTCAATAGAAGGAATAAATGAAGGAGAAGGGATAATTGAGGGAATTGTTGAAGGCACAGTTGAAGGAGAGGGAATAACCGAAGGAACAGTTGAAGGTGGAGTAGAAGGGGAAGGAATAACAGAAGGTGAACCTTGTACATATCATTCCGCAGATCTAAATAAAGACTGGACTATTGTTCTTACTGAATTACTTCGTGTAATACAGCTTTTTAATTCTAATGCATACCATTGTGATGCGGAGACAGAAGATGGATATGCTACTGGTTCAGGTTCGCATGATTGTTCTCCACATGATAGCGATTACAGCCCTGTATCGTGGAAAATAGAGTTAAATGAATTACTTCGACTAATTCAATTTTTTAATTCGACGGGTAGTAAGTATCATTGTGATTCAAATGGTGAAGATGGATATGCTCCCGGAGGAGATTAGGTGAAAATTTTATTAGGAAAAATAACAATAGAAGTTTATTGATTTTATGGAAATAAAATTATATAATATAAATATGATTAGGATTTATAATATAATTAAATTTACTTTAATGTAAAGGAGGAAGGATAAATGAAAAAATATTATTTGAACAATTTTATTTTATTGTTGGCTGTCATGTATTCATTGTTGTTTGCAATGAATAGTGAAGCTCAAACATCCAGCGCGTATTATGTTGGTGACCCAAACGGACCTGATTTAATAGCACCAAGTGGCGGTGTAATAACATTCAATACAGATGGTCTGTTTATGGAGGGACAGAATGGAGTTACTCCTACTTTACATTACGCCACAAATGCTGGAGGGGTGGCTGTATTTAATTTTAAGAATGTAAATATATCTGCTGGGGTAACAATTAATGTCATAGGAACAAGGCCTCTTGCAATTGCCGCCTATAGAGATATGACTGTAGCATCATCTTTTAATGTAAATGGTTCTTTGGCTGGACGTTCCGGAGGAGGAGTTGGTGGCTCTGGTGGTGCTGGAGGAGCAGGTAGGCCTGGTGGTTCATCCGCTGGTCAAGGTGGTGCTGGTGGGCCATCAAGACCTGGAGGACCCGGTACTGATAGTTTTTGGCAACAAGGACAACCAGGACAAGGTGGTGTTGTTGGTGTAAATGGTTCGCAAGGTGCTAATGGTTTTGCTGGGCAAAATGGTTCAGCAGGTTCACCAGGTACATACGGTTTTGGTTCACAAGGCGGTCCTGCTGGTGGTAGCCTTGGTCAGGGTGGAACCATAGGTGGTTCTGGCGGGGGATATGGTATGGGTTCTACCGCTGTAGGTAGTGCTGGGAGTGGTGGTGGAACGGGTTTCCCTCATGGTGGTAATGGTGGTAATGGGACAGATGCTAACCAGTCCTTACCCGGAACAAACGGAGCAAGTGGTCAGCAGGGAGAAAATGGAAAAAATGGTGGAGATGGTTACAGTGGGATGTTTAATGTGCCTGTAAATACATTGGATCTGTTTGGTGGTGCTGGTGGTGCTGGCGGTGGTGGTGGCGGCGGTGGTCAAGGTGGTGGTCAAGGTGGTGGTGGCGGTGGTGGTGCTAGTGGTGGTAGTGGTGGTGGTGGTGGTGCCGGTGAATATCTTGCAGACCGTGCAAATGGAGGTGATGGAGGTGCGAGTGGAAAAGGAGGAGATGGTGGTGTAGGTGGAATCGGTGGAGTTGGTGGTTCTGGAGGTAGTGGTGGAAACGGTGGTAATGGTGGAGGTGCTATTATCCTATCTGCAAGAGGTTTGTTACGTGTTCCTTCCTTAATGACAGTAGATGTGTCTTGTACTCCTCCTACAACGGGTTCTCCAGGGACTATTGCCCCTTCGTTAGGCCAACCGAATGGACCACAAGTGGGTTACCCGTCTACAGGTCGTGGGTTTGGTGTAGCAGGCGAACCTGGACAGGTTATAGATTTGTTACTATTTACAATTGAGGGTGGAGATGGTGGTAAGGGTGGTAATGGCAATTTAGGTGGTTCCGGAGGTAATGGTACAGTAGGAGGTAATGGTGGTTCAGGTGGTAATGGCGGATATGCAACTCCAGGAATGGTTAAACTCCATGGTTCTATCGTTATAGCAAATAATTTAGTGGTAACTGCGGGTGGGGCGAGAGATAGTGACCCGAATAATAATGGAAAACTCACTGTTATTTCAAATATGAATGATGATTTGTTGAATCAATATCAACCAAATACAACGTTGTCTACACCGACACTTGTACGTGGTTCAACCACAAATCCAGGAATTTATGGTATTTCAACATTTACAGATGAAAATCGTTTTCCAAATCATTATTATAAGCATCCTTTTATCCCACAATTATTAGGTGGTCCTAATATTGAAGGTACTTTACAATCACCTTACTGGAATGAGAGTTATGTAAGCGTATTGGCGCCAATAGCAGTAATTCCACAGGGTGCTGCACCGGGAACTCCCAGGGTTGTTATGAAACGTTTGAATTATGGTGGTGGTAATAATTGGAGTCCATTTAAGGAATTTGACCAGATTTTTGTGATTAATGAGTCAGACCAGACATTTTCAGGACTCTTTTTAAAAGTGGATAATGAAACATTTACACCGCCTGCGACGCCGAAGAAGATTAATAATGGTACAGGCGAATTACAACCCTACCAAATATGGACAACTACAGTACCATATAATTCGGTAGTAGCATTGTTACAATTAGCACAAATATTACAACAACCTACGGATTTAGCAGTTTGGCCTGGTGGATATGCAAAATTTTCTGTCGTAGTGCAGAGTTCGACAGCTGTTGAATATCAATGGTTCCGTAACACAGATGGAACATTTAGAGAAATTATTGGGGCAACAAATAACTTCTACGAAATTTTGTCAGTTCCTGAAGCCTTGCAAGGTTGGTATAGAGTGAGAATTAGAAATTCAGCAGGTGATGTGTTCTCAAGGGATGCCTTCTTGAATGTGTTAGAAGCGCCAATAATTACTCAGCATCCACAGGATGTGAATGAATATCCTAATATGCTTGTGTCGTTTAATGTAGAAACGTTAAAACCCACTGACCCACCTCCTGCCCCAGGGATTGACCCAACAATAGATTATACAATTGTTAGTAGAGGTTATCAGTGGCAGTATGCACCTCAGATTGAACCACCAGAGTTACCTCCTGAGACAATACCACCAGATAGTGCATTTGTGGATTTGCCAGGCTCGGAAGCGAGAGAAAAGACTTTGGTAATACCATCTGTTAGTGAAGCAAATCAAGGTTGGTATCGAGTTAAGGTGATGAATGATACTGGTGAAGCTATCTCTAATCCTGCCAAATTGAATGTATATGACGGGGTTAAGATTTTAAGCCATCCATCAAGTATATCTGCGCCACCGCACGCAAATGTTACTTTCCAGTGCAGGGTAACTGGTGCATTACCTATCTGGTGGCAATGGCAGAAGGCAACGAGTGAAAGTGGTCCGTGGTCGAATGTCCCTGGCTTAAGTGGTTCATATCCTATTGGTACATCTCCGAGTGGTGATCCACCTGGATTTACAATAACTGGTAATATTCTGGATGTTACAGAGAATGCTTACTATCGTTGTAAAGTGTTTAATGGTGGTTCACCATTGGGTGTAGTTACCAATCCTGCATATCTCGAGATTCGTGACCCTGCTATTATGATACAGCCTACATCTAAGACAGTAAATCCAGGTCAGGCAGTACAGTTTATAGTTTCTGCAGGGGGTTCAGGTATTTTGACCTATACATGGTATTTCTTCCCTGCGGACATGGATGGTGAAACATTACCACCTACTCCTGAGGTATGCAATGAACCTGTCCCATGTGTTGAAAATATAGTAAGACAGGGTCAAGGACCTGCATATGCTTTCTATAACATATATGGACCTCCGATAGGTCAAGGTGCACAAGAAGAGAATGAAGGCTATTACTATGTCCGTGTAGATAATTCTATGGGTTTTGTCAATTCAGCAGTTGTGTATCTAAGAGTAAATGACAAACCTACTATTATAGTGCACCCATCTAATGCTCAGGTAGATGAAGGTGGTGCCATAACTCTATCTGCCACGGCTTATAGTACTACTAATGTAACATATCAATGGCGTAAAGGTGGTTTTAATTTGGTTAGCGATGGTGTACATATCTTCGGTGCCACAATGAACGCTTTGTCGGGTACCTCAACAAGTACACTACAGATTTTAGGTGCGCAAGTTGATGACGAGGGTTATTATGATGTTGTAATTACTAATACCGCTGGCTATGTAATTTCAAATCAAGCATACTTGATCGTCGGTGACCCACTTGAAATTATAGAGGTTACGAATCCAGGTACGGTATATGTGAATACCGCTGAAGTAAGGTTGAGTGTAACTACACAAGGTGGAAAAGGTACTCGTACGTATCAATGGTATAAGAATGGAACTGCGCCAGAAAATGCACTTGGTTCACCTATTCAGAGTAATGCTGACCCATACACGGCTTATTGGGTCCTATATGATGTTACGCTTGCTGACCAGGGTGTGTATTATTGCAGTATAACTGATGCAAGAGGAACATTGTGGACAGAAGCGATGCCTTTAAATGTATACGAACATTTAACTACTCCTGTGATCGCTGGGGATCCCGAAGTAGAAAAGAAGGTAGGAGAATCATATACATTTGAGGTAATTGTGAGTGGTGGTGTTCCGCCATTACATTACTTATGGCAACATGATGATTTGATGAGTAAAACAGTTTATACTGTAGGAACGGA from Candidatus Hydrogenedens sp. encodes:
- a CDS encoding proprotein convertase P-domain-containing protein is translated as MNISKSLVVIIITIFLLLPHIGYTDRIDVDYDYIIWAIDYTLDDMAPGRFAHLYGADRDGNGLKEEDHLGLLSAVLLNNSPDLPLARVIAIQEGFRANMQQVERDLNITINVLGQTFHFDVINELRNEDPLLAFAVQYFLAGYMTCGDSVTFNFLNSFLKDLVRYFAEREGYGWALDYINLNDYINFGPSRYVTFGNTGTNYLGAGGDIEGDGVSNIQEYSGSGTREVWFSRCNIVPPPRIVGIWANPGVVDTGDQATLTVQVVGGSGPLTFQWLRTDSNGYSFPSSFELVGPNSSTYVIPYATSLDNARFSIAVSDSASVYNPSARLGGRQSWGVYLGVRRVPLQILIQPVGGLYNVGEQAVLLFKVKGGTTVPTYYWSHNGVVEGPNSNQWIINPVTGSSQGAYQCRAVSGSEQVISQEIYLDVFGAGEIVHFEDPNLEAAVRDALGFDQTKEIYEGDLVAIKTLNGKSRGIQNLAGIYKIRNLENLNLWNNIISDLSPLSSLFNLKTLNIGRNNISDISPLQNLESLNNLYLWDNQITDLTALIQNNGLGSGDEIGLEGNSLPESVICEQIPLLEEKGCIVHYDGICPSSGLEGTLEGEGEEEEGEGEEGEGQPTEGEGEIQYPECDIEIKTTHFSTLLDPGNSFLPLNVPVSKIINNVCVRVTVTHSDVSQLRMKLISPNGTEVLLFISLPLGGENMINTVFTDTSSVPIDSASSPYTGEFAPIMPLSTFQGENMYGRWTLQVADAVSGEVGRVEEWALIFNKCQEEGEGTTEGQIEEGTIEGITEGQPEEGEGEIIYHHSLDSNGNWQIELVELLRAIQFYNVGGYSCKPGTEDGYAPIPDGPRNCRNHSADYNPADFNINLYEVLRVIQLFNSAGGYYHCDPNSEDGFAPGLE
- a CDS encoding immunoglobulin domain-containing protein, whose product is MKKYYLNNFILLLAVMYSLLFAMNSEAQTSSAYYVGDPNGPDLIAPSGGVITFNTDGLFMEGQNGVTPTLHYATNAGGVAVFNFKNVNISAGVTINVIGTRPLAIAAYRDMTVASSFNVNGSLAGRSGGGVGGSGGAGGAGRPGGSSAGQGGAGGPSRPGGPGTDSFWQQGQPGQGGVVGVNGSQGANGFAGQNGSAGSPGTYGFGSQGGPAGGSLGQGGTIGGSGGGYGMGSTAVGSAGSGGGTGFPHGGNGGNGTDANQSLPGTNGASGQQGENGKNGGDGYSGMFNVPVNTLDLFGGAGGAGGGGGGGGQGGGQGGGGGGGASGGSGGGGGAGEYLADRANGGDGGASGKGGDGGVGGIGGVGGSGGSGGNGGNGGGAIILSARGLLRVPSLMTVDVSCTPPTTGSPGTIAPSLGQPNGPQVGYPSTGRGFGVAGEPGQVIDLLLFTIEGGDGGKGGNGNLGGSGGNGTVGGNGGSGGNGGYATPGMVKLHGSIVIANNLVVTAGGARDSDPNNNGKLTVISNMNDDLLNQYQPNTTLSTPTLVRGSTTNPGIYGISTFTDENRFPNHYYKHPFIPQLLGGPNIEGTLQSPYWNESYVSVLAPIAVIPQGAAPGTPRVVMKRLNYGGGNNWSPFKEFDQIFVINESDQTFSGLFLKVDNETFTPPATPKKINNGTGELQPYQIWTTTVPYNSVVALLQLAQILQQPTDLAVWPGGYAKFSVVVQSSTAVEYQWFRNTDGTFREIIGATNNFYEILSVPEALQGWYRVRIRNSAGDVFSRDAFLNVLEAPIITQHPQDVNEYPNMLVSFNVETLKPTDPPPAPGIDPTIDYTIVSRGYQWQYAPQIEPPELPPETIPPDSAFVDLPGSEAREKTLVIPSVSEANQGWYRVKVMNDTGEAISNPAKLNVYDGVKILSHPSSISAPPHANVTFQCRVTGALPIWWQWQKATSESGPWSNVPGLSGSYPIGTSPSGDPPGFTITGNILDVTENAYYRCKVFNGGSPLGVVTNPAYLEIRDPAIMIQPTSKTVNPGQAVQFIVSAGGSGILTYTWYFFPADMDGETLPPTPEVCNEPVPCVENIVRQGQGPAYAFYNIYGPPIGQGAQEENEGYYYVRVDNSMGFVNSAVVYLRVNDKPTIIVHPSNAQVDEGGAITLSATAYSTTNVTYQWRKGGFNLVSDGVHIFGATMNALSGTSTSTLQILGAQVDDEGYYDVVITNTAGYVISNQAYLIVGDPLEIIEVTNPGTVYVNTAEVRLSVTTQGGKGTRTYQWYKNGTAPENALGSPIQSNADPYTAYWVLYDVTLADQGVYYCSITDARGTLWTEAMPLNVYEHLTTPVIAGDPEVEKKVGESYTFEVIVSGGVPPLHYLWQHDDLMSKTVYTVGTDSPILEMNDLQVTDSGDYYVIITDSGQTWNEETQQYEPESKVSNHIRLTVSPEIPAGNVFGYVLLVGVIALTGGYILRKYQHKRIVQRNM